From Paenibacillus sp. GP183, one genomic window encodes:
- a CDS encoding MarR family transcriptional regulator encodes MKTESFLQVFAHLSRRSKEALGQQLQRSGVHSGQQYLLELLWETPDGLTVGEIAERLAVEAPSITRTVQRMARQGFVEKHPHPTDARLVIVKLTMKGQALQQVIPQAMSHFEDQMLAGLSEVERAFLMRLLKHMHQNLEDIPPAP; translated from the coding sequence ATGAAAACAGAATCGTTTCTACAAGTGTTCGCGCATCTTTCAAGGAGATCCAAGGAGGCTTTGGGGCAACAGCTTCAACGTTCTGGAGTTCACTCCGGTCAGCAGTACCTCCTCGAACTCCTCTGGGAGACACCCGATGGTCTGACGGTCGGGGAAATAGCCGAACGACTGGCTGTTGAAGCCCCTTCGATCACCCGAACCGTTCAACGGATGGCCCGCCAGGGATTCGTGGAGAAACATCCTCATCCCACTGACGCTCGATTGGTCATTGTGAAACTGACCATGAAAGGGCAGGCGCTTCAGCAGGTCATCCCACAGGCCATGAGCCATTTTGAGGACCAAATGCTTGCCGGTCTCTCTGAGGTCGAACGGGCATTTTTGATGCGCCTGCTCAAACACATGCATCAGAATCTTGAAGACATCCCTCCAGCACCTTGA
- a CDS encoding SDR family oxidoreductase — translation MEIRDKVVLITGASAGIGLATVRRFATAGAKLALVARSADALNHLAEELQSQGSDAVALPADVSDPKQVQRVIEETVRHFGRLDVVINNVGQAAVGTIADLNPDDFRKILDLNVFGPLAAMQAVIPIMREQGGGLIINVSSVVSKMSIAGMAAYAATKAALNMLSDTARGELASEHIRVITVYPRSTATDFGKNALGVRQQQRQGSPNPTDKDTPELVAEKILAAALHEPDEQYMV, via the coding sequence ATGGAAATTCGTGATAAGGTCGTTCTTATTACTGGAGCATCCGCTGGTATCGGCTTAGCCACAGTACGCCGCTTTGCCACTGCTGGTGCTAAATTAGCACTGGTAGCTCGATCTGCCGATGCACTCAATCATCTCGCTGAGGAATTGCAGAGCCAGGGAAGTGACGCTGTCGCTCTGCCTGCTGACGTGAGCGATCCGAAGCAAGTTCAACGAGTCATTGAGGAGACGGTGCGCCACTTTGGTCGCCTGGATGTGGTCATCAATAACGTAGGACAAGCTGCAGTTGGCACGATCGCTGACCTCAATCCTGATGACTTCCGTAAGATCCTTGACCTCAATGTGTTTGGACCATTAGCAGCTATGCAAGCTGTGATCCCTATCATGCGAGAGCAAGGGGGAGGACTGATCATCAATGTAAGTTCGGTGGTCTCCAAGATGAGTATTGCTGGAATGGCAGCCTATGCAGCTACCAAAGCAGCTTTGAACATGCTTTCCGATACGGCACGAGGTGAATTAGCCTCAGAGCATATCCGGGTGATTACCGTCTATCCGCGCTCAACCGCAACGGATTTTGGCAAAAACGCTCTGGGCGTTCGCCAGCAGCAGCGACAAGGTTCTCCCAATCCTACTGATAAAGATACTCCTGAATTGGTCGCAGAGAAAATCTTAGCTGCAGCTTTACATGAGCCAGATGAGCAATATATGGTTTAA
- a CDS encoding inositol monophosphatase: MEKILPIARELAIKAAIKAGKLAKHYFDKDKEISEKEHGDLVTMVDHLAEKEILSEILRHFPNHQIRSEEMGWTGEEGEWLWLVDPLDGTNNYAIGLPIYGVSITLIYNKQPVLGVIYDSHLEDLYIAEKGKGTSRNGVPISEVSTAFKRKGFRGMTVGWIQGHHVQKEARALDLKQKLDLTFKRVLRLWAPSLLWCMLARGDLDGIVLYNSEGDDLYAGILMAKEAGATVVDFSGNNFEGMNPEPYIIACNPKYIDDFLSLIGVPPGSRQHFNENIR; encoded by the coding sequence TTGGAGAAAATTCTACCCATTGCTAGAGAACTCGCAATAAAAGCGGCAATAAAGGCAGGGAAGCTTGCGAAACACTATTTTGATAAAGACAAAGAAATCTCTGAGAAGGAACATGGTGATTTAGTCACAATGGTGGATCATCTGGCGGAAAAAGAGATATTATCAGAAATATTGCGTCATTTTCCAAATCATCAAATTCGGAGTGAAGAAATGGGATGGACAGGCGAAGAAGGCGAATGGCTTTGGCTGGTTGATCCTCTAGACGGTACCAATAATTATGCAATTGGTCTTCCGATCTATGGAGTGTCCATAACGCTTATTTATAACAAACAGCCGGTTCTTGGGGTCATATACGACAGCCATTTGGAGGATCTTTATATAGCTGAGAAGGGAAAAGGAACAAGCCGCAACGGAGTACCTATATCTGAAGTAAGTACAGCATTCAAGAGAAAAGGTTTCAGAGGGATGACGGTCGGCTGGATTCAAGGGCATCACGTACAGAAAGAGGCAAGAGCCTTGGATTTGAAACAAAAACTGGATTTAACTTTTAAACGAGTTTTACGTCTCTGGGCCCCGTCGCTGCTGTGGTGCATGCTGGCTCGAGGTGATCTGGATGGTATTGTGCTATATAATTCCGAAGGCGATGATTTATACGCAGGTATATTGATGGCTAAAGAAGCAGGAGCAACAGTTGTAGATTTCTCAGGAAACAATTTTGAAGGCATGAATCCGGAACCATATATTATCGCGTGCAATCCAAAATATATTGATGATTTTTTATCTTTAATAGGGGTCCCGCCAGGGTCCCGCCAACATTTTAACGAGAATATACGCTAA
- a CDS encoding LysE family transporter, protein MEFIVFIKGLLIGISIAAPVGPIGLLCIRRTLAQGRIYGFVSGLGAASADAVYGIIAGFGLNFIINFLTGHQFWFQLCGGLFLFYLGTRIFISKASETPAEAKGSHLIGAYLSVLFLTLTNPITILSFMGIFAGLGLSQNNTITALILVLGVFVGSVVWWILLSSGVGLFKHRINKKALAIVNRFSGGIILIIGGLNIYGLLK, encoded by the coding sequence ATGGAGTTTATTGTGTTTATAAAAGGTTTGCTTATCGGTATTTCAATTGCTGCACCCGTAGGACCTATCGGTCTTCTCTGTATCAGAAGAACATTAGCACAGGGACGAATTTATGGCTTTGTATCGGGATTAGGAGCAGCTAGTGCTGATGCGGTATATGGTATTATTGCAGGATTTGGTCTAAACTTCATAATTAATTTTTTAACTGGACACCAGTTTTGGTTTCAATTATGTGGAGGATTGTTCCTTTTTTATCTAGGAACTAGAATATTTATATCTAAAGCCTCAGAAACTCCTGCTGAAGCTAAAGGTTCACATTTAATTGGTGCATATTTATCTGTTTTATTTCTCACTCTAACCAACCCGATCACCATTTTATCTTTTATGGGTATTTTTGCAGGATTAGGACTTTCTCAAAATAATACGATCACAGCGCTGATACTGGTTTTAGGAGTATTTGTAGGTTCGGTTGTTTGGTGGATCCTCCTCAGTAGTGGTGTGGGATTGTTTAAGCATCGAATAAATAAGAAAGCCTTAGCAATAGTGAACCGTTTCTCGGGAGGAATAATCCTTATAATTGGTGGATTAAACATTTACGGATTATTAAAATAG
- the shc gene encoding squalene--hopene cyclase → MNDLSEADREIQRLTDELMRLQKEDGSWRFCFENGTLTDAYMIIILRILQINDETLIRQLHDRIFAAQQDDGSWRVFYDEDEGNLSATVEAYYALLFTGYSKKTDESMRKAKRFILSKGGFQNITSILTQMLLAVTGQLPWPTSLMIPLEFLLLPASFPINFFDFSAYVRVHLAPILLLVDRKFVVTTDASPDLSDLIGTSSNGQRQYSRGFQDLLEEINTSMGKLIGVPQRLHEAATKWAEKYILERIEPDGTLYCYASSTFLMIFALLALGYDKRHPVITRAVQGLKIMLCSSDGKVFLQNSPSAVWDTALLSHALQEAGTASDSIAIQKSAAYLLSKQQRKFGDWSIHNRNPVPGGWGFSDSNTINPDVDDTTAALRSIKRLSLNEPIYRDAWNRGLNWILSMQNKDGGWPAFEKDTDNEILTWLPIEGAKTSATDPSAADLTGRTLEFLGNTAGLGLRHTFIRRAADWLIDHQEENGSWYGRWGICYIYGTWAALTGMMSVGIEPDHRIVKKGVHWLLSTQNSDGGWGESCKSDQLMRYVPLGASTPSHTAWALDALIAVHSKPIPEVEKGICRLITTLHEDNWTTTYPTGAGLAGTFYIHYHSYRYIWPLLALSHFRRKYGV, encoded by the coding sequence ATGAATGACTTGAGCGAAGCAGACAGGGAAATCCAGCGCCTTACAGATGAGCTTATGCGGCTGCAAAAAGAAGATGGGTCGTGGCGTTTTTGTTTTGAAAATGGAACGTTGACAGATGCTTACATGATTATTATCCTTCGAATCTTGCAGATTAACGATGAAACTCTAATCAGACAATTACATGATCGAATCTTCGCGGCCCAGCAAGACGACGGTTCTTGGAGAGTGTTTTATGATGAAGATGAGGGAAACTTGTCTGCCACTGTGGAAGCCTATTATGCGCTTTTATTTACGGGATATAGTAAAAAAACGGATGAATCGATGAGAAAAGCAAAGCGTTTCATTTTGTCAAAAGGCGGATTCCAAAACATTACCAGCATACTAACCCAAATGCTTCTCGCTGTCACCGGCCAATTGCCATGGCCGACTTCATTGATGATTCCACTTGAATTTTTACTCCTTCCTGCTTCATTTCCAATCAACTTCTTCGATTTTTCCGCATATGTGAGAGTTCATCTAGCCCCTATTCTTCTTTTAGTCGATCGCAAATTCGTCGTAACAACGGACGCTTCGCCTGATTTGTCCGATCTTATCGGCACCAGTTCTAACGGTCAACGCCAATATTCCCGAGGTTTTCAAGATCTACTCGAAGAAATAAATACCAGCATGGGAAAACTCATCGGTGTCCCCCAGCGTCTCCACGAAGCTGCCACAAAATGGGCAGAAAAGTACATACTGGAACGGATTGAACCTGACGGAACGCTTTATTGTTATGCAAGCAGCACATTCCTGATGATCTTCGCCCTGCTCGCGCTCGGGTATGACAAACGGCATCCGGTTATAACACGTGCGGTTCAAGGCTTAAAAATCATGCTCTGCAGCTCGGATGGGAAGGTGTTTTTACAAAATTCGCCCTCAGCTGTTTGGGATACCGCATTGCTGTCACACGCACTGCAGGAGGCCGGCACAGCTTCCGATAGTATAGCGATTCAAAAATCAGCAGCTTATTTACTCTCCAAACAACAGCGAAAATTCGGGGATTGGAGCATCCATAATCGGAATCCAGTTCCTGGCGGTTGGGGGTTTTCAGACTCCAATACTATCAATCCAGACGTAGACGATACGACAGCGGCCTTAAGATCGATCAAACGGCTGTCTCTGAATGAGCCAATTTATCGGGATGCCTGGAACCGAGGGCTCAATTGGATTTTAAGTATGCAAAATAAGGATGGAGGATGGCCTGCTTTCGAAAAAGATACGGATAACGAAATCCTCACCTGGTTACCGATCGAAGGGGCCAAAACGTCGGCAACGGATCCTTCCGCGGCCGATCTGACCGGGCGAACCTTGGAGTTTTTAGGGAACACTGCGGGTCTTGGCTTACGCCATACTTTTATTCGACGCGCAGCGGATTGGCTCATCGATCATCAAGAAGAGAATGGGTCGTGGTACGGGCGTTGGGGGATTTGCTACATCTATGGGACATGGGCTGCACTTACAGGAATGATGTCGGTAGGAATAGAACCCGATCATCGAATAGTGAAAAAAGGCGTCCATTGGCTTTTAAGCACCCAAAATTCGGACGGAGGCTGGGGAGAATCATGCAAGAGCGATCAGCTTATGCGGTATGTTCCGCTCGGAGCAAGTACCCCATCTCACACTGCATGGGCGCTAGATGCTCTGATCGCCGTTCATTCGAAACCGATTCCAGAAGTGGAAAAAGGCATATGCAGGCTAATCACCACACTGCATGAAGACAATTGGACGACCACTTATCCTACCGGAGCGGGCCTTGCGGGTACCTTTTACATTCATTACCACAGTTATCGTTACATTTGGCCGCTTCTTGCGTTAAGCCATTTCAGAAGGAAATACGGTGTGTAG
- a CDS encoding SRPBCC family protein, with protein MLASIQKIEDGYVARFDRPLNHSVEKVWAALTENDELISWMPNLQVEELRKGGTIKFDMKDGSGTFIDIEILDFELNSVLEFTWGKDRVRFELYPKPNGCLLVLKEFIGTLIDHTSKDLSGWHVCLAVLSALLDGRFMDFPKGDWQKYHEHMLLQ; from the coding sequence ATGTTAGCGTCAATCCAAAAAATTGAGGATGGCTATGTCGCTCGATTTGATCGTCCATTAAACCATTCCGTAGAAAAAGTTTGGGCTGCTTTAACGGAGAATGATGAGCTTATAAGTTGGATGCCAAACCTCCAAGTAGAAGAACTTCGAAAAGGAGGAACTATAAAATTTGATATGAAAGACGGTTCCGGGACATTCATTGACATTGAGATTTTAGATTTCGAACTAAATTCCGTCTTGGAATTCACATGGGGTAAGGATCGAGTTCGATTTGAATTATACCCAAAGCCTAATGGCTGTCTATTAGTGTTGAAAGAGTTTATTGGCACCTTAATTGATCATACATCAAAAGATTTATCAGGTTGGCATGTATGTCTCGCTGTTTTGTCTGCTTTACTGGATGGTCGTTTTATGGATTTTCCAAAAGGTGACTGGCAAAAATATCATGAGCATATGCTGCTGCAATAA
- a CDS encoding VOC family protein gives MTEQIKAKIENSLTVLLVSDLEKSKQYYRDALGCEVEEHWAVRDDFGLGFKLIQAGDIQDVIPNKGTWNTYAYTKDFKVLDALYEELKANGAIIASEPITTEQDWGSWKEFSVRDLDGYLIGFGSGTKN, from the coding sequence ATGACTGAACAAATAAAAGCCAAAATTGAAAATTCACTAACCGTATTATTGGTTTCTGATTTAGAGAAGTCGAAGCAATATTATCGCGATGCGTTGGGTTGTGAAGTTGAAGAACACTGGGCTGTACGAGATGATTTCGGCTTAGGATTTAAATTAATCCAAGCAGGTGATATACAAGATGTAATACCTAACAAAGGTACATGGAATACATATGCTTACACGAAGGACTTTAAAGTACTTGATGCCTTGTATGAGGAATTAAAAGCAAATGGAGCTATAATCGCTTCCGAACCTATAACAACCGAGCAAGATTGGGGATCATGGAAAGAGTTTTCAGTAAGAGATTTGGATGGCTATCTAATTGGTTTTGGATCAGGCACGAAAAACTAA
- a CDS encoding undecaprenyl-diphosphatase, with translation MNFSQLDYHWFQAINQLADRVPALNSVMAFCAVNLDYLFYLGIVVYWFIRTPENRRMVVNSLISAAAALGTNGIIGAIYHRDRPFVSHHVIQLVQHEASASFPSNHAAAAFAVATSIWLWRRKDGWVWFILAALIGFSRIWSGIHYPTDIVGGAILGVILAVLIGKLMRWQVLKWLTDGLIHIYELIEHKIWKP, from the coding sequence ATGAATTTTTCTCAATTAGACTACCATTGGTTTCAAGCGATCAATCAACTTGCCGATAGAGTACCCGCTTTGAATTCTGTGATGGCTTTCTGTGCCGTGAACTTGGATTACCTGTTTTACCTGGGCATTGTCGTTTATTGGTTTATACGAACCCCGGAAAATCGCCGAATGGTGGTGAATTCTCTGATATCTGCCGCAGCTGCGTTAGGAACAAACGGCATCATCGGCGCCATCTATCATCGGGATCGTCCATTCGTGTCTCATCATGTCATCCAATTAGTTCAACACGAGGCATCCGCCTCATTCCCTAGTAATCACGCGGCTGCCGCTTTTGCCGTTGCAACCTCGATCTGGCTATGGCGGCGGAAAGACGGATGGGTTTGGTTCATACTTGCTGCACTCATCGGCTTCTCCCGTATTTGGTCCGGTATTCACTATCCGACGGATATTGTCGGGGGAGCGATTTTAGGGGTTATTCTCGCGGTCTTGATTGGCAAGCTTATGCGTTGGCAAGTGTTGAAATGGTTAACGGATGGTTTAATCCACATTTATGAATTAATTGAACATAAGATATGGAAGCCTTAA
- a CDS encoding VOC family protein → MKLSQVRLLVKNFEKSVAFYRDVMEFPLGFSSEEMQFASFNTGETKIEIFSHENIAELMGETNLLTDGASQSKFLLAFSVDQVDDFCTRLKDKGVVLLNEPQDRKAWNARVAHLCDPDGNVIELYKHPL, encoded by the coding sequence ATGAAACTGTCACAAGTTAGACTGTTGGTAAAAAACTTTGAGAAAAGTGTAGCCTTTTACAGAGACGTGATGGAGTTTCCATTAGGATTTTCCTCAGAGGAGATGCAGTTCGCATCCTTTAATACTGGCGAAACCAAAATCGAAATTTTTTCCCATGAAAACATAGCAGAATTGATGGGGGAAACCAATCTACTAACCGATGGAGCATCACAATCGAAATTCTTACTCGCTTTTTCTGTTGACCAAGTCGATGACTTTTGTACCCGCTTGAAAGATAAAGGAGTGGTACTCCTTAACGAGCCCCAAGATAGGAAAGCCTGGAATGCCAGGGTGGCTCACTTATGCGATCCCGATGGCAATGTGATTGAACTATACAAACACCCGCTTTAA
- a CDS encoding amidohydrolase family protein: protein MRIDAHQHFWNLEKVKYPWLVPAYGPIYRTIEAAELEPQLKANGIDKTVIVQAANSYEDTDYMLETAAQYDWVAGVVGWVPLNKPDEAVKKLEQYTKNPLFKGVRHLIHDEQDPNWVVQSEVIEGLKVLASFGLTFDVVAVLPEHMQHVAALAEQIPTLKLVIDHLGKPPIKDNQMEPWANLIKKAAAYPNVYAKLSGLNTAADWESWTAEDIKPYINYAFDIFGADRLLFGSDWPVANLAGDYAKVWEETNKALRGRSQAQIDAVLGETAIRFYGL, encoded by the coding sequence ATGCGAATCGATGCGCACCAGCATTTTTGGAATCTGGAGAAAGTGAAATACCCTTGGCTTGTTCCTGCATATGGTCCGATCTATCGGACTATTGAGGCAGCGGAGCTTGAACCGCAGCTTAAAGCGAATGGCATTGATAAAACGGTCATTGTGCAAGCCGCTAATTCGTATGAAGATACGGATTATATGTTGGAAACGGCGGCTCAGTATGATTGGGTGGCCGGAGTAGTCGGCTGGGTACCTCTGAATAAACCGGATGAAGCCGTGAAAAAGCTGGAGCAATATACGAAAAATCCGTTGTTCAAAGGGGTACGCCATTTGATCCACGACGAACAAGATCCAAACTGGGTCGTTCAGTCAGAAGTCATTGAGGGTCTGAAGGTGCTGGCTTCATTTGGACTTACATTTGATGTTGTGGCCGTATTGCCTGAGCATATGCAGCATGTTGCTGCCTTGGCTGAACAAATACCAACTTTAAAGCTGGTGATCGACCATCTCGGCAAGCCGCCAATTAAAGATAATCAAATGGAGCCTTGGGCAAATCTGATCAAGAAAGCTGCTGCTTATCCCAATGTATACGCTAAATTATCCGGATTGAATACCGCGGCCGATTGGGAAAGCTGGACAGCAGAAGATATCAAGCCTTATATCAATTATGCCTTTGACATTTTTGGCGCGGACCGGCTTCTATTCGGCAGCGATTGGCCTGTAGCAAACTTGGCAGGGGACTATGCCAAGGTTTGGGAAGAGACGAACAAAGCGCTAAGAGGACGTTCTCAAGCACAAATTGATGCCGTGCTTGGTGAAACTGCAATCCGATTTTATGGATTATAA
- a CDS encoding IS1595-like element ISPaen7 family transposase — MAQQETMTLKRFQEKFDTEQSCHDHLFQIRWPEGFCCPKCQSQSFYFLETRKLYQCVACKHQTSVTAGTIMHKTHTPLLTWFWTIFLMAHDKRGISATYIARELELTYPTAWLLLQKVRKAMGDRDANYRLAGLVELDDAFFGAPTEGGKRGRGTEQTPVLVGVSLNKQGAPQYVKMQVIPDVKGKTLIDFAQRHIDPGATISSDAYHSYNALAKEYNHQPLKFNVKENPDHLKWLHTMISNAKAFIGGTFHGLAPKHLQAYLNEFCFRTNLRQFEGQLFNRLLSACISTDTITYQELTI, encoded by the coding sequence GTGGCTCAACAAGAAACGATGACGCTCAAGAGGTTTCAAGAGAAGTTCGATACGGAACAATCATGTCACGATCATCTGTTCCAGATTCGTTGGCCAGAAGGGTTTTGCTGTCCGAAATGCCAAAGCCAATCGTTCTATTTCCTAGAGACGCGGAAGCTTTACCAGTGTGTGGCTTGTAAGCATCAAACTTCCGTGACGGCCGGTACCATTATGCATAAAACGCACACGCCTTTGTTGACATGGTTTTGGACGATCTTTTTAATGGCCCATGATAAACGCGGCATCTCTGCAACCTATATCGCTCGAGAACTTGAATTGACCTATCCGACAGCCTGGTTGCTCCTTCAGAAAGTCAGGAAAGCTATGGGTGATCGCGATGCCAACTATCGACTGGCCGGCTTGGTTGAACTCGATGATGCCTTCTTTGGCGCACCAACAGAAGGCGGCAAACGCGGTCGTGGCACCGAACAAACGCCCGTGCTCGTAGGCGTTTCACTCAACAAACAGGGAGCACCGCAATACGTCAAGATGCAAGTGATACCGGATGTAAAAGGGAAAACGCTGATCGATTTTGCACAGCGTCATATCGATCCCGGCGCAACGATCAGCAGCGACGCTTACCATTCTTACAACGCGCTTGCGAAAGAATACAACCATCAGCCGCTCAAATTCAACGTCAAAGAAAACCCGGATCATTTGAAGTGGCTTCATACGATGATCTCAAACGCCAAAGCTTTTATTGGCGGTACGTTTCACGGCTTGGCACCCAAGCATCTGCAAGCCTACTTGAATGAATTTTGCTTTCGTACCAACCTCAGACAGTTTGAAGGACAACTGTTCAATCGGCTTTTATCCGCTTGTATTTCTACCGATACCATTACTTACCAAGAACTTACCATATGA